Proteins from a single region of Stutzerimonas stutzeri:
- a CDS encoding SIR2 family protein codes for MIKTLTGPQFASTFCLRPEQFAWLLGAGASAAAGIPTGYSMILDFKKRLFCQLSKISLREVDANDPLWQQRIDLFFSTRSELPAPDDPTEYARAFEAVYPTAEDRRIYIEKAVTMGTPSFAHRVLATLLTTRRIPCVFTTNFDQLVETATTLTDQLVPANERASMTTAAIDNAERAERCLRESRWPFLAKLHGDFQSVELKNTTDELREQDVRMRNALGASCARFGLVIVGYSGRDESVMAALTEALAQPNAFPGGIYWVTRSARSVLPAVSNLLERAVQAGVTTALVESPTFDELAGDIIDGISLPPVLLQHVQDSRPTQILAELPLPTQEQRSFPVLQCSAIPVLSMPQQARRIEINVAITTVRARELVREARARVVVASIGREIAAFGSDAELLRAFAPVGGKIAGTIDLHPDTDSWALGLLYDALTWAISRGKPLLPRLRRKGHAIIVACGRPTDSPERVASRNEKLSRLRQAYSTPLSGKVAGHDYPFSEGVQIRLDRVADRWWCAFEPFTYVELPRAEAGDGANHDEANDNVASFVQRANPVMDWQRERWAGRRNKEWARIIAGWARLLPGSNDGVVKAIGLREDSGPGQDAEFRLSSVTAWSRPSHGHDYFQRSGR; via the coding sequence ATGATCAAGACACTGACGGGACCACAATTTGCCAGCACCTTCTGCTTGAGGCCTGAGCAGTTTGCCTGGCTCCTCGGTGCCGGGGCTTCCGCTGCAGCCGGCATTCCAACCGGTTATTCGATGATCCTAGACTTCAAGAAGCGCCTATTTTGCCAGTTGTCCAAAATCAGCCTCCGTGAAGTGGATGCCAACGATCCACTGTGGCAGCAGCGCATCGACCTGTTCTTCAGCACGCGTTCGGAGTTGCCAGCACCAGACGATCCGACGGAGTACGCCAGGGCCTTTGAAGCGGTATATCCGACTGCAGAAGATCGCCGTATCTACATAGAGAAGGCGGTCACGATGGGGACGCCGTCCTTTGCCCACCGCGTACTTGCGACGCTTCTGACGACCCGCCGCATTCCCTGTGTCTTCACAACCAATTTCGACCAGTTGGTCGAGACAGCGACTACATTGACTGACCAGTTGGTGCCGGCCAACGAACGCGCAAGCATGACGACCGCCGCCATCGACAACGCGGAGCGCGCGGAACGTTGCCTGCGTGAGTCGCGCTGGCCATTTCTGGCCAAACTGCATGGAGACTTCCAGTCGGTTGAACTGAAGAACACGACCGACGAACTGAGAGAGCAGGACGTCCGGATGCGGAATGCTCTCGGTGCCTCCTGCGCGCGTTTCGGGCTGGTGATAGTTGGCTACAGCGGCCGTGACGAGTCGGTCATGGCCGCGCTGACAGAGGCATTGGCGCAACCGAATGCCTTTCCAGGAGGGATCTATTGGGTAACGCGTTCGGCCCGATCCGTTCTGCCTGCCGTCAGCAACCTACTTGAGAGGGCCGTCCAGGCGGGTGTGACAACAGCGCTTGTCGAGTCCCCCACGTTCGATGAATTGGCCGGAGACATCATCGACGGAATAAGCCTGCCGCCCGTCCTGTTGCAGCATGTCCAGGACTCTCGTCCGACCCAGATACTGGCAGAGCTGCCACTCCCTACTCAGGAACAGCGCAGCTTTCCGGTATTGCAGTGTTCGGCGATCCCAGTCCTGTCTATGCCACAACAGGCCCGTCGTATTGAAATCAATGTTGCCATCACAACGGTTCGCGCTCGGGAACTGGTTCGCGAAGCGCGAGCGAGGGTCGTTGTAGCCAGTATTGGTCGTGAAATTGCCGCCTTTGGTTCCGACGCGGAATTGCTTAGGGCCTTCGCGCCTGTCGGAGGAAAGATCGCTGGCACCATCGACCTTCATCCCGATACTGACAGCTGGGCGCTGGGGTTGCTTTACGACGCCTTGACTTGGGCCATTAGCAGAGGCAAGCCCCTGCTACCACGCTTGCGGCGCAAAGGGCATGCAATCATCGTGGCATGCGGCCGGCCCACGGACAGTCCGGAACGTGTGGCTTCGCGCAATGAGAAGTTGTCGCGCCTCCGGCAAGCGTATTCAACACCGTTGTCGGGAAAGGTGGCGGGGCACGACTACCCTTTCAGCGAAGGGGTGCAGATTCGGCTGGATCGTGTGGCAGATCGCTGGTGGTGTGCGTTCGAGCCTTTCACCTATGTGGAACTGCCTCGCGCGGAGGCCGGTGATGGGGCGAACCATGATGAGGCCAATGACAACGTCGCATCATTCGTACAACGTGCAAATCCCGTCATGGACTGGCAGCGTGAACGCTGGGCAGGACGACGAAACAAGGAATGGGCTCGGATCATTGCCGGATGGGCAAGGCTCTTGCCGGGCAGTAATGATGGCGTCGTCAAAGCCATCGGCCTTAGAGAAGATTCCGGACCAGGACAGGATGCGGAGTTTCGGCTGTCTTCCGTGACTGCGTGGAGCCGGCCCAGCCATGGCCATGATTACTTTCAACGGAGCGGGCGATGA